Proteins from one Sphaeramia orbicularis chromosome 17, fSphaOr1.1, whole genome shotgun sequence genomic window:
- the greb1l gene encoding GREB1-like protein isoform X1, producing MGNSYAGQLKSARFEEALHNSIEASLRSSNGDPQPIFTQLYLEPEPYPGNMEDMKPKAHLHGGELPGHDLLNGHSSNDMEDLEDDDDSDTSSPPLPYLHTSPPDGCCTLDGFCQAGKDLRLVSIATESIEVPAGFELVGAKSPSVPEHILVCAVDRRFLPDENGKNALLGFSGNCVGCGEKGFRYFTEFSNHINLKLSTQPKKQKHLKYYLVKNSQGALCKGPLICWKDCKTRQFSSSVSTSKPSSASSLSSKENGGVSGHSPSPYSLSDSPPTRTTQASSVFFSSQDLSRDSSFIKPLTSTPGNKTLPIVPTALRVNGPTNGLSVDGHSPLLSPSQVSLGPQGQGYRTSDLGDSTVSSAMSNGPPKKRHRSWHPSPLVPVPPTVVPVPAFHPTVYSPGATLVVCTPQLPAAEVVQPQPVTTGKAVIVPDITLNSSRVRPVVLIGHGALPYFCGNVVLSPLLVNCYKCNQLTAKTMDSLGLSSSQLLSVETMILLTLQYLARLGPEQIPMREELEQIVLKAMLCCPGGPAISPSQLPWLARLEASVSGGTVQVLVNNNSLKDGISESLRSLNESTHQQQCQPTYVVIICANKMGGNEFCILVLGKYQARTLAEGMLTAIEFLKEISYELITGKVVTMTSFFRTTSLGEFCIKRDNLDKQLLQYQRRMKGQVIQPVLGDVTDHIHSQEAASMSTQPDRVELLSKVFQIYPAQLRVARMLLSQVCSIADSGTQNLNLGRFCKVDFVILVPPSNVLMHQTAQRIRQSGVLLDLGIEDALSAHEKSVNYVVCLDDAAPTKMEAFMNKVKQNPYTLFVLIHDDSHVNLTSGTADFGTKGEFQGFADRVVNCQEVLNAMNLLVLQVSSFPYTMQTRQSRISLHNEVHWPPTESPQGEQSCKEQVYFGLTDYSSSLQWGVASPILRCDDAFEKMAVTILERYPDLHSMVIRCFLMIQQYTEAMMAMTSSPSLRDHITPETLAMVEDLINAPKREGSQGQGHMILIRIPSPQLAKVARDRLEDVRDKLGLQLCFAVLLRNPEMELNLPDNFISRLKAWRGIVNEKWVPRTFEDLEGLPCILILTGQDPLGETLPRSLKYCDLRLIATGYHTRTALEQELALACTYVTTPVVQEPKKATTQESDGEKANTILNDGDELERPQSNGSAATRTSGSLAENGVSSSDINDSVQRLSTSTSTSTSTCPLECVVTSDSQSFKQECDSVGSQLPSSNSKDSKTTPSLYSSSSSTSSSYSPSSSSTQKPSQSTQCGRAPKPARVSPRTVIMSRPAYNLLSGESGGQLSAISLLPHYDMEWSSPLKPPISQTLRGIEESLYYRQWTTARQHHADYAASSEPHPRRVLLIGPPQVGKTGAYLQFLRILFRMLIRLLEVDVYDEEEQGEEEEETPVSASVNFQWPDIEGIQRLPFDPYPRDPKFRKASPVYSDKMPKCLKVFKQEGESQTPAKRETKSIRLSKFAAHNAFHHCEQCHHYCEAGPASQLSECVFHTFTFCSSMLGEEVQLQFVIPKAKEKHFVFSQQGSHLESMRLPLISNKDTDMLKSPIFTPTTGRQEHGLLNIFHALEGASHLHILVVKQFEMPLYRKYWPNHILLVLPAMFNNAGVGAARFMIKELSYHNLELERNRLEEQGVKRQNVWPFIVMMDDSCVLWNAHQPLDSSESSEGSSAITNVSLKTVLKLMETTPKISLYAMCGTRKWSSGLSHQPRGQPFSRCHLHDFILLNVDLTQNVQYDLNRYSCEEVDFNLRVNSSGLLLCRFNNFSFMKKHIPVGGNKDFLVKPKLMEIENPVPIRPAQYVCAPDSEQTLLDAPAQFLLEKFLQSCSHRLFPMAVENRDNPVLSIDSYLNLSPEITVCYFNSRPHSTNLNHQGLVFSGLLLYLSDSFIVSGLLKKFRFLQGATLCVICQDRSSLRQTIVRLELEDEWQFRLWDEFQTANCSADRPLYFLTGRHN from the exons ATGGGGAATTCATACGCCGGGCAGCTGAAATCTGCCCGATTTGAAGAGGCTCTCCATAACTCTATTGAGGCATCGCTGCGCTCGAGCAATGGAGATCCACAGCCCATCTTCACACAGCTTTACCTTGAGCCAGAGCCGTATCCTGGTAACATGGAAG ACATGAAACCCAAAGCTCACCTCCATGGTGGAGAGCTGCCAGGCCATGACCTGTTAAATGGCCACTCTTCCAATGATATGGAGGATCTAGAGGACGATGATGACTCAGACACCAGCAGCCCTCCTCTTCCTTACTTACATACCTCTCCACCAGATGGCTGCTGCACACTGGACG GGTTCTGTCAGGCCGGCAAGGACCTCCGCTTGGTCTCCATAGCAACAGAGTCCATTGAAGTCCCAGCAGGCTTTGAGTTGGTCGGCGCCAAGTCCCCCAGCGTCCCTGAGCACATCCTGGTGTGTGCTGTGGACCGCCGCTTTTTGCCCGATGAGAATGGGAAAAATGCACTTTTAG GTTTTTCAGGAAATTGTGTCGGCTGTGGAGAGAAGGGTTTCAGATACTTCACTGAGTTTTCTAACCACATCAATCTGAAGTTATCCACTCAGCCCAAAAAGCAGAAGCACTTAAAATACTACCTGGTGAAGAATTCTCAGGGTGCTCTGTGCAAAGGACCCCTAATCTGCTGGAAAG ACTGTAAAACCCGACAGTTCTCCAGCAGTGTGTCAACATCCAAACCCAGCTCGGCCTCCTCTCTCAGCAGTAAAGAAAATGGAGGCGTCAGTGGACACAGCCCATCTCCTTATTCACTCTCAG ATTCTCCACCTACCAGAACAACACAAGCgtcttcagtgtttttcagcagCCAGGACCTCAGTAGAGACAGCAGTTTCATCAAACCTCTGACCTCTACACCTGGAAACAAGACTCTACCAATAG TACCCACAGCTTTGAGGGTGAATGGCCCGACTAATGGCCTGAGTGTTGATGGTCATTCTCCGTTACTGAGCCCCTCCCAAGTATCATTAGGGCCTCAAGGTCAGGGGTATCGTACCTCTGATTTAGGAGACAGCACTG TGTCCTCTGCCATGAGCAATGGTCCTCCAAAGAAACGTCATCGCAGCTGGCATCCCAGCCCACTGGTTCCTGTTCCACCAACAGTTGTCCCGGTGCCTGCCTTCCATCCGACAGTTTATTCTCCAG GAGCTACATTAGTAGTATGCACCCCTCAGCTACCAGCAGCAGAGGTCGTCCAGCCCCAACCTGTGACCACTGGAAAGGCTGTCATTGTTCCTGACATCACGCTCAACTCTTCGAGAGTTCGCCCTGTCGTACTCATTG GGCATGGCGCTTTACCTTATTTCTGTGGTAATGTAGTGTTGAGCCCCCTGCTGGTCAACTGCTATAAGTGCAACCAGCTGACAGCAAAAACCATGGACTCCTTGGGCCTCAGCAGCAGCCAGCTGCTCAGCGTGGAGACAATGATTTTGCTCACTTTACAATACCTTGCACGTTTAG GTCCAGAACAGATTCCTATGAGAGAGGAACTCGAGCAGATTGTTTTAAAGGCCATGCTGTGCTGTCCTGGGGGTCCAGCCATCTCCCCATCCCAGTTGCCCTGGTTGGCTCGGCTGGAAGCCAGTGTGTCTGGCGGCACTGTACAAGTTTTGGTCAACAATAACTCTTTGAAAGATGGCATTTCAGAGTCGCTGCGTTCTCTCAATGAAAGCACGCACCAGCAGCAGTGCCAGCCCACATATGTGGTCATTATTTGTGCCAATAAAATGGGCGGCAATGAGTTCTGTATCCTTGTTTTGG gaaaatatcaagcTCGGACTTTAGCTGAAGGAATGTTGACAGCCATTGAGTTTCTTAAGGAAATCAGCTATGAGCTCATCACAGGGAAGGTCGTCACCATGACATCTTTCTTCAGAACCACCTCGCTTGGTGAGTTCTGCATCAAAA GAGACAATCTGGACAAGCAGCTGTTGCAATACCAGCGCAGAATGAAGGGACAGGTCATCCAGCCCGTTCTGGGCGATGTGACTGACCACATCCACTCCCAGGAGGCTGCCAGCATGTCAACACAGCCAGACAGAG TAGAGCTGTTAAGTAAGGTCTTCCAAATTTATCCAGCCCAGCTGAGAGTGGCTCGAATGCTTCTCTCTCAAGTCTGCTCCATCGCTGACTCAGGGACCCAGAACCTTAATTTGGGGCGTTTCTGTAAAGTGGACTTTGTTATATTGGTCCCGCCTTCAAATGTCCTGATGCATCAGACAGCACAGCGGATCCGACAATCAG GAGTGCTGCTGGACCTTGGGATTGAAGATGCCTTGTCAGCCCATGAGAAATCAGTCAATTATGTGGTGTGTCTGGATGATGCCGCGCCTACTAAGATGGAGGCCTTCATGAATAAAGTCAAACAGAACCCCTACACACTGTTTGTCCTCATTCATGACGACTCCCACGTCAATCTCACAAG TGGTACAGCCGACTTTGGGACCAAAGGGGAGTTTCAGGGTTTTGCTGACCGGGTGGTGAACTGCCAAGAAGTATTAAATGCCATGAACCTGCTGGTCCTGCAAGTCAGCAGCTTCCCCTACACTATGCAGACCCGTCAGTCCCGCATAAGCCTCCACAATGAAGTTCACTGGCCCCCCACTGAAAGTCCG CAGGGGGAGCAGTCTTGCAAGGAGCAGGTCTACTTTGGCTTGACGGACTACAGCAGCTCCCTGCAATGGGGTGTGGCCAGCCCCATTCTGCGTTGTGATGATGCTTTTGAAAAGATGGCTGTTACCATCCTGGAAAG ATATCCAGACCTACACAGTATGGTGATTCGCTGCTTCCTGATGATTCAGCAGTACACTGAGGCTATGATGGCGATGACCTCTTCTCCATCCCTGAGAGACCACATAACTCCAGAGACTCTGGCCATGGTGGAGGACTTAATAAACGCCCCGAAAAGAGAGGGATCCCAGGGCCAGGGCCACATGATACTGATCCGTATCCCCTCACCACAGCTGGCAAAGGTGGCCCGGGACAGACTGGAGGATGTGCGGGACAAACTGGGGCTCCAGTTGTGTTTCGCTGTGTTGCTAAGAAACCCTGAGATGGAGCTCAACCTGCCTGACAACTTCATCAGCCGCCTTAAG GCATGGAGGGGCATTGTGAATGAAAAGTGGGTACCGCGAACCTTTGAGGATCTTGAAGGGCTGCCATGCATCCTTATCCTGACAGGACAAGACCCACTTGGAGAGACATTGCCCAG GTCCCTTAAATATTGTGACCTACGCCTGATAGCCACTGGCTACCATACTCGTACAGCCCTGGAGCAGGAACTGGCTTTAGCCTGCACCTATGTGACCACACCTGTGGTCCAAGAGCCCAAAAAAGCTACAACTCAGGAGTCAGATGGAGAGAAGGCCAACACAATTTTGAATGATGGAGATGAGCTGGAAAGGCCTCAAAGTAACGGCAGTGCTGCTACCAGAACTTCAG GCTCTTTGGCAGAGAATGGTGTCAGTTCTTCTGACATTAACGACTCGGTCCAGAGGCTGTCCACATCCACGTCCACGTCCACATCCACCTGTCCGCTTGAATGTGTCGTCACTTCAGACAGTCAAAGCTTCAAGCAGGAGTGTGATTCTGTAGGGAGCCAGCTCCCTTCTAGCAACTCCAAAGACTCCAAGACAACTCCTTCTCTTTATTCCAGTTCCTCATCAACATCATCGTCATACTCGCCATCTTCCTCCTCTACCCAGAAGCCCAGTCAGTCCACACAGTGTGGCCGTGCCCCAAAGCCTGCGCGAGTGTCACCACGAACAGTCATAATGTCCCGACCGGCGTACAACCTGCTTTCAGGAGAGTCGGGGGGTCAGCTGAGCGCCATATCCCTGCTGCCTCATTATGACATGGAGTGGAGTAGCCCACTGAAGCCTCCTATCAGTCAAACCCTGCGAGGGATAGAGGAGAGCTTGTACTATCGCCAGTGGACCACTGCCAGGCAGCATCACGCAGATTATGCAGCATCTTCTGAACCTCATCCACGACGCGTGCTACTCATTGGACCTCCACAG GTGGGAAAAACAGGTGCCTACCTGCAGTTTCTGCGTATCCTGTTTAGGATGCTCATCAGATTGTTGGAGGTTGATGTATATGATGAGGAAGagcagggagaggaggaagaag AAAcaccagtttcagcttcagtaaaTTTCCAGTGGCCTGACATTGAAGGAATTCAAAGGCTGCCATTTGACCCCTACCCTCGAGACCCTAAGTTTAGGAAGGCCAGTCCTGTTTACTCTGACAAGATGCCAAAGTGCTTAAAAG TGTTTAAACAAGAAGGAGAGAGCCAAACACCAGCTAAACGAGAGACCAAGTCCATACGTTTGAGCAAGTTTGCTGCCCATAATGCCTTTCACCACTGTGAACAGTGTCACCATTACTGTGAAGCAGGCCCAGCTTCGCAG CTGTCAGAGTGCGTCTTCCATACTTTCACCTTCTGCTCCTCCATGCTGGGAGAAGAGGtccagcttcagtttgtcattccCAAAGCCAAGGAGAAGCACTTTGTCTTCAGTCAGCAGGGAAGCCATCTAGAGAGCATGCGCCTGCCACTGATCTCTAACAAG GATACTGATATGTTGAAGAGTCCAATCTTTACCCCAACAACGGGACGCCAAGAGCACGGCCTGCTCAATATTTTCCACGCCCTGGAGGGTGCATCTCATTTACACATCCTGGTAGTCAAACAGTTTGAGATGCCTCTTTACAGGAAGTACTGGCCCAACCACATTCTGCTTGTCCTGCCCGCTATGTTCAACAATGCAGGAGTCG GTGCTGCGCGCTTCATGATCAAAGAGCTGTCGTACCACAACCTGGAGCTCGAGAGAAATCGTTTGGAGGAGCAAGGTGTCAAGAGACAAAATGTATGGCCTTTCATTGTCATGATGGATGACTCCTGCGTGTTGTGGAATGCCCACCAGCCACTAGACAGCAG TGAATCATCAGAGGGAAGTTCAGCCATCACCAATGTGTCTCTGAAAACGGTGCTGAAGCTAATGGAGACAACACCAAAGATTTCCCTCTACGCAATGTGTGGAACACGCAAGTGGAGCAGCGGCCTGTCCCATCAGCCTCGTGGCCAGCCTTTCAGCCGATGTCACCTCCACGACTTTATCCTGCTCAACGTGGACCTGACGCAGAACGTTCAGTATGACCTCAATCG gtaCAGCTGTGAGGAGGTGGATTTTAATCTGAGGGTGAACAGCAGTGGGCTGTTGCTGTGTCGCTTCAACAATTTCAGCTTCATGAAGAAACACATTCCAGTTGGGGGGAACAAAGACTTTCTGGTCAAACCTAAACTCATG GAAATAGAAAATCCTGTCCCAATCAGACCAGCGCAGTACGTCTGCGCCCCAGACAGTGAGCAGACCCTCCTGGACGCCCCGGCCCAGTTCCTTCTAGAAAAGTTCCTCCAGAGCTGCAGCCATAGACTGTTTCCAATGGCTGTTGAGAACAGAGATAACCCAGTTCTGTCCATCGACAGCTACCTCAACCTCAGCCCAGAG ATTACTGTGTGCTACTTCAACTCTCGTCCACACTCCACCAACCTGAACCACCAGGGTCTGGTGTTCAGCGGCCTGTTGCTGTACCTCAGCGACTCCTTCATTGTCTCTGGACTCCTCAAGAAATTCCGTTTCCTCCAAG GTGCCACCCTCTGTGTGATCTGCCAAGACAGAAGCTCCCTGCGTCAGACCATCGTCAGACTGGAACTGGAAGACGAATGGCAGTTCCGCCTGTGGGACGAGTTTCAGACGGCCAACTGCAGCGCAGATCGACCCCTCTACTTTCTGACAGGCCGCCACAATTGA